The genomic segment TCCAGCCATTCGGAGCTGATGCGAATCGCTTCCTCCTGATGCTGGCGGTTGGAATACGTATGCGACGCCTGAAAAATAATTTCCTTGTCGCACAGCCCCTCGCTGCGGGTCCAGAACACCTTCTGATAAAGGAAGCTGTAGTCGACCGGTATTAGCTCATCACTCGTGCCATGAACGAGCAGAACGTCGCCGGAGAAGCGTGTTGCCGCCTGGAACGGCTGATGCTCAAGCAGAGAGTCGAAGAAGACGGGCTTCAGCGTAAAACCGGAATAATCAACGGAGCCGGATTGTACCGCTTCATCATAGCCCTTTCTGCCGACAATTCGGACAATATCATTGAAGGGATAAGCAACTGGCGACCATAGAAGGAGGCGCTTGACCCGTCTATCCTTGACGGCTGTCATAATGGAGACGGCTCCGCCTAGGCTATGTCCAAGCAATACAATCCGGCGCGGGTCGACGCATTCCATGCTCGTGATGTAGTCAAGCGCTGTGCGCGTCTGATCGACCATGCTGTCGAAGCCAAGCGAGCCGTAATCGCCATTGCTCTCGCCGCAGCCGCCATAATCGAAGCGGAGCACATACGAGCCTTGGGCTGCAAGGGCGCGGGCTGCTTTGACAAACAAGCGGTCCACACCGATGCGGCTGCCAACAAAACCATGGCAAATAATGATCGCCTGCCGTTTGCAGTCGTCGTTCTTCTTCTCATCCGTCGGATAATGCAGCGTAGCTGCCAGCTCCAATCCTTCATGGCGCAATACCAGATGCTTCTCCATGTCCAAAACCTCCTGCCGTTTCCATACAGCGTCTTAATTATATTAATTCCTACCCGAATACTTTGAATTTATTAAAGTCATAATAGCACCCGCAGATGCTGCTGTCAATCCGTTATTTTTTATACTAGATCGCAAGCTTCAACCGGCATCCAGTGCTCATCCTGTCCATCCCATTTGACGTTGCAGCCAATCGGATTGGTGTACGGCACCGACACCTCCTTGCCCAGCGTATGCTCGGTAAGCGCACGCTCCAAATCATAAACCGTTACTTTGCTCGAATCTTTAGGCTGGTCGACTCCCCGGCCCGTATAAACCAGCTTGCGATCTTTATCAAAAACATAAAAGTGCGGCGTACGCAGCGCCCCATAAGCTTTGGCTACCTCTTGCGTGTCATCGCGCAAATACGTCCATGGAAACTCCAGCTCTTTCATTCGCTCCACCATATGCTCGAAGGAATCATGCGGCTTTGTAGCAATGCTGTTCGCATTAATGCCCACGAAAGCAACGCCCTTTTCCTTAAACTTGATGGCCGTCTTGCGCGTGAGCTCGTCCGATCCAACGACATAAGGACAATGATTACAGGTGAAAAATACGACCAGCGTGTCCGCATCGGCAAAACTCTGCAGCGAATAGCTTTTGCCATCCGTCGCCGGAAGCGTAAAATCTGGTGCTTGCTGACCAATCTGAACAGTGAAAGACATATAAATCCCTCCCAGTATGAAATGACCATCCCCTATATTGTACCACAATTAGGCAAAGCTTTTTCTGATGGTCTAACTGCGCTTCGGACATATTAATGAAAAGCAGCAAGTTATGATTCAATTAGGCAGCTCTCGTGGCCGCCAAGGAAGGAGTGGAGCTTATATGCCTGCATGGATCGTATGGCTAACTGAACACTGGCTTTCCGTTATGCTAACGTTTGGTGTCGTCGTTGCTGTCGTCTGGGTCTTGCTTAACCGCAATCAGCTGTTCAGCAAAAATTAGCCGCCCGGGAGGGCGGCTGATAAAACACATTTTGGCTATGTTGCTGGTTTGTCCTGATGGCTGATCGGCAGCTTGATCGTGATTACTGTTCCAGCACCACGCTCGCTATCTATTTTCATCTCGCCGGCATGCAGCTCGGTAATTTCCTTGCAGATTGCGAGCCCAAGCCCGCTTCCGCCCTGCCCCGTGTTCGCCTTATAAAACTTCTCCGTCACATGGGGAATATCCTCAGCCTCGATGCCGCAGCCGGTATCGGCAACTGTCAGCAGCGCAAAGTTCTCGTCAGGCGTAATGGAGATCGACACGCGAATGGTGCCGCCTGCTGGCGTGAACTTGAACGCATTGTCGATCAAATTAATAATAACCTGCTTCAAGCGATTCGCATCCGCATACACCATCACCGGCGATTTGCCTAACGTGACGAGCAGCTTCACGCCCGTCTGATCCTGCCGGACACCAAGCTGGGCGGCCGTCTCCTTCACTGGGCTGTTGAGATCCAGCAGCTCCGCATGAAGCTCCATGCTTCCTGCCGACAGCTTGGAGAAATCGAGCAAATCCTCCACAAGCCCCGACAAGCGCAGCGTTTCATGGCTAATAATTTGCAGCCCCAGCTTCATTTCCTCATTATCAGCCGGATCGCCTTCCTTCAGCGTCTCGCTCCAGCCTCTAATCGACGTAAGCGGCGTTCGCAGCTCGTGGGAAATAGAGGAGATAAAATCATTTTTGAGCTTCTCCCGATGATTCAGCTCCACGACCATCGAATTGAACGTTTCCGCCAGCTGTCCAATTTCATCATTGCTTCGCTTCGTCGCCCGCCTCGTCCAGTCACCATCGGCCATATATCTTGCCGCACGTGTCAGCTCGCGAATAGGCCGCACAATACGCTGCGCCAGCCACAGGCTTAAGCCCAGAAACAGCAAAATAACTGCCAGCCCTACGAATGCCGTCATGCGCAGCAGCTGGCTTACCATATCGTCCACGGCGCTGATGGAAGCCGAATAACGCAGCAGGGATACGACATGCGTATCGTTCCAGACCGGTATCGTAATCGACGTGACCCGTTCCTTGTAATAAGGATCATTGCCCTGCCAAATATCCGTATTCCCGTTCATCGCGGCCTGCACGTCCAACGTATTGTAATGTATATCTTCCACCAGCCCGTCGGAGTCCATGCGCACGTTGCCGTACACATCAAGCAGTTGAAGCCGGGTATCGCCCTCCACCATATATTGCAGCATGTAATCGGCTTGATCATGCATTTTCAGCGAAGCCATCGTCCGGTTATGCGTGGCAAGGGCAGACACAGCCCGCTGCTTAACCGAGCTTTGTGCGCTGCCATAATAATAGTTGGTAATCAGTGTAGCAAAAAGTCCGCCGAGCACGACGACAACGAGCGCAATCAGCAGCAAATAGCTCCACACGATTCTCGTCTTGAGACTGTTCATCCGCTGCTGCCCCTTCTCCAGCGGTAGCCAAAGCCCCACACTGTTTCGATGAAAGCAGGCTCAGAGGAATTGTCTTCAATTTTTTGGCGCACCCGCCTAATGTTTACGTCAACGACCTTAAGGTCGCCCACATAATAACGGCCCCAAACCTCGCTCAAAATATCATCGCGGCTGACGCTTTTGCCTTCCCGCTCCATTAATAGCCGCACCAGCGTCCATTCGGTCGGGGTCAAAATAATTTCCTCATCGTTTTTCCATAGCTTGCGCGCAGATACCGACAGGCGGAATGGCCCAATGGTCAGCTCATCATCCATTGCCTCCTGCACGGGAGCAGCCGCTGCCAGCTCTTGGCTAGCCACCGCCTGAAGCAGCGCAGCACTCGGCTGCATCCTGCGGTAGAGCGACTTGATGCGGGCAATCAGCTCTCCTGGGCTGAATGGCTTCTGCACATAATCGTCGGCGCCAAGCTCCAGCCCGTGAATTTTATCCTCTTCCTGCGACTTCGCGGTCAGCATAATAATGCCCATGCTCGGAAATTTGCTGCGCAGCTGCTCGCATACCTCAAAGCCGCTAATAGTCGGCAGCATCACATCAAGCAGCGCAATATCAAATGGTCCCTCCGAATCAGCCAAAGCGAGCGCCGTTTCACCGTCGCCTGCTTCCGTCACTTCCATCTCATTGCGTTTGAGATTAATGCGGACAAAGCCGCGAATCGCTTCTTCATCTTCCAGCAGCAAAATACGCATAGGTCCACCCACTTTTTCCATTAGTCCGGCCTCGGTACCAGCAATTCCGGCAGTTGATCCTTGTTCAGCTGCATCGCATAAAACAGCTGGCGATCACTGATATCCATCGTTCCTGGCGGAGCAAGCTGCTGTGCAAAAATGTACACCAAGCCCGCATAATTGAACACGACATTGTAAGAGCGGTCTGTCTCCTTCCACTCTTCCTGGATGCTGCCCCATTTCGTTAATGGAACCGCATATAATGTGCCAATCTCGGTCTTGTAGCCGGTTTTTTCATTCCAATATTCAAAGGTGACGAGCCCATATTCCCGGTGGACTTCCGGGCTTCTCAGCGTATAGCGGCCCTTCCACTGATTCGGAATCGTAAAGCTGATTTGGTAGCTGTTACTCGTAAACTCTTCCTTGATCGACTTGAAGCCCTTGTCTCCATCCCATTGCAGCCACTCGTTCACCCACAGCATGCCGGCATAAGGGAGATCCGGATAGCCTGCTGGCTCTTTAGGCCGCGATAGCTCGATAATGCCATCACCGTTAATATCTTCATTTTGCGTCGGCGTTCCCGACACGAGCGCATTTCCATATTCGCCCTGCTCGGATAACGCAACAGGCCGCAGCTTGCCTTTTTCCCATACATACATAAACGTATACATCGAATGGGCGCCTACCGCAGCTTCCAATACGATACCCGTATGCCGCTCGGAAATTTTGCCAATCAGCAGCCGGTCATAGTTAATGACATCATTGCTAAGATCGAGCTGCTGGAGCGCATGAAGCTTGCCCTTTGTCCATTCATATACCGTCAGCTTATAGTTCGGCAGCTGCACTTCCTGATTCGCCCAATCCCCCGTAACGACCGCCAGCTCCAGCTTTCCATCTCCGTTCAGATCGCCTGCTTCCGCGTACAAATAAGGCAGGGAATCCTCCGGCTCAAGCACAAGCTTGCCTTCCTCATTGCGCACTGGCGTTTGGCTAAGCGAATACAGCTCGACCATATTGGAGCCATCATAGGAGCCGATCCAGCCGACGGCCAAATCGAGCTTGCCATCCTTGTCATAATCGCTTACTTTCATCCAGTCCATGCGCATCGATAAAGGCTGCTGAATCGTATAATAAGGCTTCCAGGTGTTGCCCCGGTAGCGGAGCAGCATTAGCTCAGGAGAGCTGTATTCATTGTTAAAAGAAACGAGCGCCTCGTCTATGCCATCGCCATCTACATCGAGCAGGCGCACGGCGCCAAGGTTGTCATCCCGCATCGGAAGCGCAAGCTGCGCATGAGGCGGCAAAGCTTTCTGCACAGCCTGAACGAGTGCCTGCTTGTCCGAGGCGATAGTAGGCTTTTCAAGCAAATCCGCAGGAGCCGCCGTATAACGGCAGCCTGTTGCTAATAAACAAAGCAAGGCGGCTGCAAGCAGCGCCCCGCTTATTTTGGATATAAACAATCGCTTAAGCCTCCTTAGACATACGGCCCGAAGGCAAATCGGAATTAAGGCATTAAGGCATTTCGTCAATCGTAACAAACGTATAGCCTTTCTTCTGCAAGCTATCAATGACGTCTGGCAGCATGTCTACCGTGTTTTTAATCCCTTTGCCTCCAAAAGAATGCATCAGTATTATACCACCCGGCTTCGTATGCTCGCTAATGTTCTTCTTCATCACAGCTACAGACGTTCCCGCCCAGTCACGGGTATCTACATTCCAGCTTACCAATTCTCTTCCTTTATCCTTCATTAGCTGCTTAACGGTGCTATTCACAGCTCCATACGGGGCGCGCACCAAATTTGGAGTAAAGCCGACTACATCTTTGATCAGCTTATCCGTCGTGGTGATTTCATCCCATATTTGATTCTTGGTCAGCTTCGTCAAATCTTTATGATGAGTCGTATGATTGCCAATCGTATGGCCTTCGTCCACTATGCGCTGAAGCACCTCGGGGTCCTTCTTCACTTGAACGCCGACTACGAAGAAAGTTGCTTTAATGCCCTTCTTTTTCAGGATATCCAAAATCGCTGGTGTATAACGGTTATCTGGCCCATCATCAAAGGTTAAGGCGACAAGCTTCTGCTCCTTATCCGGCTTGCTTGTTTCCTTCTCTCCTTGCGGAGACGCCGAAGGCGTTGGCGTAGGAGACGGCTTGCTCGTTGGCGTAGGCGAGCTTGAAGGCTTAGTTGTATATGTACTGGACGTTACGCTTTTTCCCGGTTTGGAACCTTCTCCTTGCGTTTTTCCGCCAGTGCTACTGGTTGTGCCTGATGTACCGGAACCATTCGAAGTACCGGATACAGCGTCCGTTCCTTTCTGAGGGGAATGGGAATCATCAGTGCTCACCGGATGGCTTGCCGTGTCTGTACCGCTGCTTGTTCCTTCCGACAACGTCGGATGGTTAATATGGATAGTATCCTCGGATGAAGTGCCCTGCTGGATGTTTGCGCTGCCCTCTTTGCCAGGCATAAGAACCTCCAGGCTCGATGAAGCCTTATTCCCGCAGCCGCCAAGCCATAAGGCTAGTGCTACAAGCAGAAAGCTTGCAATTGCTAGTTTTCGTTTTGTTCTCTTGCGCGTCTTCATGCTGCTTACTCTAGTTCGTGTGTTATACTTCATCCGATTCACCCTTCTATTCCCTGCTGATAGATTTATCTTATCGCATTCATAGACGCAGTGCGTTACAAATTAGTTACACCTTTCGCCCGCATTTGACAGCAAAATAACCTCCCAATTGCATGCTATAATGAACCTCTAGAATATGGAAAGGAGACGCCTATGAAAATAAGACTATCAAACAAGCTAGTATTGGCTGTTCCCGTTGCTATCGTAACAAATAGCACTATACAAGTAAAAAATGGAGCGACTTCGGCTCTCGTGTTACTAGAGCGTGAATGCAAAAGCAAGCGATTCAGCTCCTGATTATAGCCACCGCCATACTCTTGGTTTCAGGGGCTGGCCTCTTGAACAAAGTTAGACAAGTTAGACTTGGCGGACACAGCAGCCGCTATTTCAACCAAATCAAGGGTTATGGCATCGGGCTGCGGACTCAGAAGAAGCTAATGCGCTTTCAAAAGCCATTTTGACGATATAATGAGGGGAATAACGGCGTCCCTGTCCGCGTGCGGCCTCAAATCGGATTGAAAGCCAGAATAGCGGAACCTCAGTCCTTCAAAAAGAGCAGTGAGCTTCCGAGCTGATGGCCTCGGCCACAGCAGTCTCTGCAACAGTGCTTTTACCCGCAGCGGACTCAGCGATATTCGCATAATGGGATTGTATAAACCATTAAATCGGCAGAGAAAATGGGCCTCGAATAACGCTAAACAAAGAATAGAGAGCCGACTCCGGTTTGCACACATACCCTAGTAAATCCATGATTAAATTAAAAAAAGCCGCACATAGGCGGCTTCAAGCTTTATAAATTTATTTCATATTAGGAATGACTACGTAGGTGAAAAGAAGCTTAAACCAGCGCTTTCGCCGCAATATCCGAACGGCTCTGCATGCCTTCGAAATGAATAACGCCCACCGCATCATAAGCACGAGCACGCGCTTCTGCGATGTCACGGCCGCGGCCGACAACGCCTAGCACGCGTCCGCCACTCGTTACGAACTGGCCGTCCTTCTCAGCTGTTCCAGCATGGAACACAAGCGCGCCTTGCGCTTCGGCTTTCGCCAGCCCTTCAATGACGCGGCCTTTCGGATACGAAGCCGGATAGCCTTCGGAAGCCATAATGACGCAGACCGCTGCTTCATCGCTCCACGTAATATCAAGCTGCTCCAATCTGCCGTTTAGCGAAGCAAGTACGATGTCGACAAGATCGGTTTCCAGACGCGGAAGCACAACCTGTGTTTCCGGATCGCCCATGCGTGCATTAAACTCAATCGTTTTCGGGCCATCCTTCGTAATCATCAGTCCGGCGAACAATACGCCGCGGAACGGGCGGCCTTCGCTGACCATCGCTTTCGCCGTTGGAATAATAATGTTTGCAATCGACTCGTCGATAATCGCCTGATCAATATGCGGAAGCGGCGTATAGGTGCCCATACCGCCCGTATTCGGGCCTTTATCGCCGTCGAAAATCGGCTTGTGGTCCTGTGCCGGCACCATCGCCCGCACCGTCTCGCCGTCTACAAACGCAAGGATGGACATTTCCTGTCCTTCCAAAAACTCCTCGATCACGATTTGGTTGCCCGCATCGCCAAACACTTTGTCCAGCATCGCTTCTTTCAGCGCCTGCTGCGCTTCTTCCATCGTGAATGCCACGGTTACGCCCTTGCCTGCTGCAAGCCCATCCGCCTTAATGACAATTGGCGTCTGCTGTGTCTGCAAATAAGCGGAAGCCGCTTCATATTCGGTGAACGTCTCATATTTAGCTGTCGGAATATTGTATTTCTTAAGCAAATTTTTCATGAAAATTTTGCTGCCTTCAATTTCCGCCGCCGCTTTATTCGGTCCGTATACCGGAATTTGATGCGCTTCGAACGCATCGACGATGCCGTCCGCGAGCGGATCATCCGGGCCGATGAATACGAGATCAACAGCCGCATCCTTCGCGAACTCTACCAGCTCGTCAAATTGATTGACAGCCAGCGGCACGCATTCCGCGAGCTGCGCAATGCCCGCATTGC from the Paenibacillus sp. BIHB 4019 genome contains:
- a CDS encoding response regulator transcription factor; the protein is MRILLLEDEEAIRGFVRINLKRNEMEVTEAGDGETALALADSEGPFDIALLDVMLPTISGFEVCEQLRSKFPSMGIIMLTAKSQEEDKIHGLELGADDYVQKPFSPGELIARIKSLYRRMQPSAALLQAVASQELAAAAPVQEAMDDELTIGPFRLSVSARKLWKNDEEIILTPTEWTLVRLLMEREGKSVSRDDILSEVWGRYYVGDLKVVDVNIRRVRQKIEDNSSEPAFIETVWGFGYRWRRGSSG
- a CDS encoding thioredoxin family protein is translated as MSFTVQIGQQAPDFTLPATDGKSYSLQSFADADTLVVFFTCNHCPYVVGSDELTRKTAIKFKEKGVAFVGINANSIATKPHDSFEHMVERMKELEFPWTYLRDDTQEVAKAYGALRTPHFYVFDKDRKLVYTGRGVDQPKDSSKVTVYDLERALTEHTLGKEVSVPYTNPIGCNVKWDGQDEHWMPVEACDLV
- a CDS encoding HAMP domain-containing sensor histidine kinase encodes the protein MNSLKTRIVWSYLLLIALVVVVLGGLFATLITNYYYGSAQSSVKQRAVSALATHNRTMASLKMHDQADYMLQYMVEGDTRLQLLDVYGNVRMDSDGLVEDIHYNTLDVQAAMNGNTDIWQGNDPYYKERVTSITIPVWNDTHVVSLLRYSASISAVDDMVSQLLRMTAFVGLAVILLFLGLSLWLAQRIVRPIRELTRAARYMADGDWTRRATKRSNDEIGQLAETFNSMVVELNHREKLKNDFISSISHELRTPLTSIRGWSETLKEGDPADNEEMKLGLQIISHETLRLSGLVEDLLDFSKLSAGSMELHAELLDLNSPVKETAAQLGVRQDQTGVKLLVTLGKSPVMVYADANRLKQVIINLIDNAFKFTPAGGTIRVSISITPDENFALLTVADTGCGIEAEDIPHVTEKFYKANTGQGGSGLGLAICKEITELHAGEMKIDSERGAGTVITIKLPISHQDKPAT
- a CDS encoding VCBS repeat-containing protein — protein: MFISKISGALLAAALLCLLATGCRYTAAPADLLEKPTIASDKQALVQAVQKALPPHAQLALPMRDDNLGAVRLLDVDGDGIDEALVSFNNEYSSPELMLLRYRGNTWKPYYTIQQPLSMRMDWMKVSDYDKDGKLDLAVGWIGSYDGSNMVELYSLSQTPVRNEEGKLVLEPEDSLPYLYAEAGDLNGDGKLELAVVTGDWANQEVQLPNYKLTVYEWTKGKLHALQQLDLSNDVINYDRLLIGKISERHTGIVLEAAVGAHSMYTFMYVWEKGKLRPVALSEQGEYGNALVSGTPTQNEDINGDGIIELSRPKEPAGYPDLPYAGMLWVNEWLQWDGDKGFKSIKEEFTSNSYQISFTIPNQWKGRYTLRSPEVHREYGLVTFEYWNEKTGYKTEIGTLYAVPLTKWGSIQEEWKETDRSYNVVFNYAGLVYIFAQQLAPPGTMDISDRQLFYAMQLNKDQLPELLVPRPD
- a CDS encoding alpha/beta fold hydrolase, whose protein sequence is MEKHLVLRHEGLELAATLHYPTDEKKNDDCKRQAIIICHGFVGSRIGVDRLFVKAARALAAQGSYVLRFDYGGCGESNGDYGSLGFDSMVDQTRTALDYITSMECVDPRRIVLLGHSLGGAVSIMTAVKDRRVKRLLLWSPVAYPFNDIVRIVGRKGYDEAVQSGSVDYSGFTLKPVFFDSLLEHQPFQAATRFSGDVLLVHGTSDELIPVDYSFLYQKVFWTRSEGLCDKEIIFQASHTYSNRQHQEEAIRISSEWLEGLDKKQQEWHHWSI
- the purD gene encoding phosphoribosylamine--glycine ligase is translated as MRILVVGGGGREHAVVWALKKSEKVQHIYCAPGNAGIAQLAECVPLAVNQFDELVEFAKDAAVDLVFIGPDDPLADGIVDAFEAHQIPVYGPNKAAAEIEGSKIFMKNLLKKYNIPTAKYETFTEYEAASAYLQTQQTPIVIKADGLAAGKGVTVAFTMEEAQQALKEAMLDKVFGDAGNQIVIEEFLEGQEMSILAFVDGETVRAMVPAQDHKPIFDGDKGPNTGGMGTYTPLPHIDQAIIDESIANIIIPTAKAMVSEGRPFRGVLFAGLMITKDGPKTIEFNARMGDPETQVVLPRLETDLVDIVLASLNGRLEQLDITWSDEAAVCVIMASEGYPASYPKGRVIEGLAKAEAQGALVFHAGTAEKDGQFVTSGGRVLGVVGRGRDIAEARARAYDAVGVIHFEGMQSRSDIAAKALV
- a CDS encoding polysaccharide deacetylase family protein; translated protein: MKYNTRTRVSSMKTRKRTKRKLAIASFLLVALALWLGGCGNKASSSLEVLMPGKEGSANIQQGTSSEDTIHINHPTLSEGTSSGTDTASHPVSTDDSHSPQKGTDAVSGTSNGSGTSGTTSSTGGKTQGEGSKPGKSVTSSTYTTKPSSSPTPTSKPSPTPTPSASPQGEKETSKPDKEQKLVALTFDDGPDNRYTPAILDILKKKGIKATFFVVGVQVKKDPEVLQRIVDEGHTIGNHTTHHKDLTKLTKNQIWDEITTTDKLIKDVVGFTPNLVRAPYGAVNSTVKQLMKDKGRELVSWNVDTRDWAGTSVAVMKKNISEHTKPGGIILMHSFGGKGIKNTVDMLPDVIDSLQKKGYTFVTIDEMP